The following are encoded in a window of Sphingobium sp. AP49 genomic DNA:
- a CDS encoding retroviral-like aspartic protease family protein, translating into MGHIHSMLAVAVGALAGFPLAAQDTSPLDSTIPPAVVRTGPSNDDRVTIPIVIDGKGPWNFVIDTGAQRTVIARDLADRLALPSRKTVTVLSMTGRADVPTVAVPRLGFGSSIVDDIEAPVLDGDHLGAPGLLGLDSLHAKRLLLNFRTGRMEISESRKRISRDPDTIIVEARRQRGQLILLDSDVNGMKVNIVLDTGTDFSVGNLALRDKLIRKKRAPELFQASLTSVTGGVLTGEVGRIKAVRMGRVQLTQVPVLFADASPFAELGLSDKPALLLGISALRIFDRVAIDFGRGKVDFLMPDASAVDPVRLAINAPPQGH; encoded by the coding sequence ATGGGACACATCCATAGCATGCTGGCCGTCGCCGTTGGCGCGCTGGCCGGTTTTCCGCTTGCCGCCCAAGACACCTCGCCGCTCGATTCAACAATCCCGCCCGCCGTCGTACGCACCGGTCCATCCAATGATGATCGCGTGACGATCCCTATCGTGATCGATGGGAAAGGGCCGTGGAACTTCGTTATCGACACCGGCGCCCAGCGTACCGTCATCGCCCGTGATCTTGCTGATCGGCTCGCCCTGCCCAGCCGAAAAACGGTCACCGTCCTCAGCATGACCGGCCGCGCCGACGTACCTACCGTCGCGGTACCGCGCCTGGGTTTCGGCAGCAGCATCGTCGACGATATCGAGGCTCCGGTTCTGGACGGCGACCATCTGGGCGCACCCGGTCTGCTGGGACTCGACAGCCTGCATGCCAAGCGCCTGCTGCTCAATTTCCGTACCGGTCGGATGGAAATCAGCGAAAGCCGCAAACGGATATCGCGCGATCCGGACACGATCATCGTTGAGGCGCGACGGCAGCGCGGCCAGTTGATCCTGCTCGATTCCGACGTCAACGGGATGAAGGTCAACATCGTTCTCGATACCGGCACGGATTTCAGCGTCGGCAATCTCGCGCTGCGGGACAAGCTGATCCGCAAGAAGCGCGCGCCCGAACTGTTTCAGGCCAGCCTGACCAGCGTGACCGGTGGTGTGCTGACTGGCGAAGTCGGACGGATCAAGGCCGTCCGCATGGGCAGGGTCCAGTTGACCCAGGTGCCAGTGCTATTCGCCGACGCGAGTCCCTTTGCCGAACTGGGGCTCAGCGACAAGCCGGCGCTGCTGCTGGGGATCAGCGCCCTGCGTATCTTCGATCGGGTAGCGATCGATTTCGGCCGGGGCAAGGTCGACTTCCTGATGCCCGATGCCAGTGCGGTCGATCCCGTCCGGCTGGCCATCAATGCGCCACCCCAGGGCCACTGA
- a CDS encoding PBP1A family penicillin-binding protein, with amino-acid sequence MARSDKSKQAPGKAKRWLVRGLKIGLVGALAGLVAIVVAVIVAMQSLPDYNSLKSSPNGQMIRVHAADGSVIVSLGPSFGRWLSYSEIPPVMVDAMVSTEDKRFYHHPGVDPIGMTRAAWVALENRGRGRRMQGASTITQQVARNIFLNNSYSWGRKVREMVLAMALERKFSKQQILELYLNKVYFGGGAYGIDAASRKFFGHPANSLDLPEAAIIAGLVKAPSSYSPTADAEAAVGRAGVVLDLMQENGAISAAEHANANLAGVQMAPEPPQNSVRYFTDWALPQLDTLIDEPNEPLEVYTTIDLGMQKAATGAVQANVSNGMQGALVSLDRDGAVRAMVGGLDYVTSNYNRATTAVRQPGSAWKIFVYMAALEAGYTPDTGVTDEPVTINGWSPRNSNGRFAGDIDIRTAFAYSINTVAAKLGVEVGFPTVADMARRFGITTPINTHPSMVLGTSDVRLIDMTRAFASIARKGVAVTPYGITKVTTADGRLLYEHRDDTSRVLVAPWVAAGMTDLMQTAVSTGTGKAAQIGRPVAGKTGTTNSGKDGWFLGFSSGITTGVWVGRDDAKAVPALYGGRAPARAFADYMKVAVAKRPVEQFETQVTLPEWQLEPDEEAYYGQPDNGTEGMAGGMMVDENGLPIDRPRPAGSEASDGDETAEPDPADRPAPPRLDQQWIDNVLGRNRQRQPPPQPTGQRPNNP; translated from the coding sequence ATGGCACGATCAGACAAGAGCAAGCAGGCGCCGGGCAAGGCGAAACGGTGGCTGGTGCGCGGCCTGAAGATCGGTCTGGTCGGCGCGCTGGCGGGTCTGGTCGCGATCGTCGTCGCGGTGATCGTGGCGATGCAGTCGCTGCCCGACTATAATTCGCTCAAATCGTCGCCCAACGGCCAGATGATCCGGGTTCATGCCGCTGATGGATCGGTGATCGTGTCCCTGGGGCCGAGTTTCGGACGGTGGCTGAGCTATAGTGAAATTCCACCGGTCATGGTCGATGCGATGGTATCGACCGAGGACAAGCGCTTCTACCATCATCCCGGCGTCGACCCGATCGGCATGACCCGCGCTGCCTGGGTTGCGCTGGAAAATCGCGGGCGCGGCCGCCGCATGCAGGGTGCATCGACGATTACGCAGCAGGTGGCGCGCAACATCTTCCTCAACAACAGCTATAGTTGGGGCCGCAAGGTCCGCGAGATGGTGCTGGCGATGGCGCTGGAACGCAAATTCTCCAAGCAGCAGATCCTCGAACTCTATCTCAACAAGGTCTATTTCGGCGGGGGTGCCTATGGCATAGATGCGGCCAGCCGGAAATTCTTCGGCCATCCGGCCAACAGCCTGGACCTGCCCGAGGCGGCGATTATCGCCGGTCTGGTCAAGGCGCCGTCCAGCTATTCACCGACGGCCGATGCCGAAGCTGCAGTCGGCCGCGCGGGCGTGGTACTCGACCTTATGCAGGAAAATGGGGCGATCAGCGCCGCCGAGCACGCCAATGCCAATCTGGCGGGCGTCCAGATGGCGCCGGAGCCGCCGCAAAACAGCGTGCGCTATTTCACGGACTGGGCATTGCCGCAGCTCGACACCCTGATCGATGAGCCCAACGAGCCGCTCGAGGTCTATACGACCATTGACCTTGGCATGCAGAAGGCCGCGACCGGGGCCGTGCAGGCGAACGTGTCGAACGGCATGCAGGGCGCTTTGGTCAGTCTGGATCGCGACGGCGCAGTGCGGGCGATGGTCGGCGGTCTCGACTATGTGACGTCCAACTATAACCGTGCGACCACTGCTGTGCGTCAGCCCGGTTCCGCCTGGAAGATCTTCGTCTATATGGCGGCGCTGGAGGCCGGCTATACCCCGGATACCGGGGTGACCGACGAGCCGGTGACCATCAATGGCTGGAGCCCGCGTAACAGCAACGGCCGCTTTGCTGGCGATATCGATATCCGTACCGCCTTTGCCTATTCGATCAACACGGTCGCGGCGAAGCTGGGCGTCGAGGTCGGTTTCCCGACAGTAGCCGACATGGCCCGCCGTTTCGGCATCACCACGCCGATCAACACCCATCCTTCGATGGTGCTGGGCACATCCGATGTGCGGCTGATCGACATGACCCGCGCCTTCGCCTCGATTGCGCGCAAGGGGGTAGCGGTGACGCCCTATGGCATCACCAAGGTTACGACGGCCGATGGCCGGCTGCTCTACGAGCATAGGGACGATACCAGCCGCGTGCTGGTGGCGCCCTGGGTCGCGGCTGGCATGACCGACCTGATGCAGACTGCGGTCAGCACCGGAACCGGCAAGGCTGCGCAGATTGGCCGGCCGGTTGCCGGCAAGACCGGTACCACGAATAGTGGCAAGGATGGATGGTTCCTGGGCTTTTCCAGCGGCATTACCACTGGAGTCTGGGTTGGCCGGGACGACGCGAAAGCGGTGCCGGCGCTCTATGGTGGTCGTGCACCCGCCCGCGCCTTTGCCGACTATATGAAGGTCGCGGTTGCCAAGCGCCCCGTGGAACAGTTCGAGACCCAGGTGACCCTGCCCGAATGGCAGCTGGAGCCGGATGAGGAGGCCTATTATGGCCAGCCCGACAACGGGACCGAGGGCATGGCCGGCGGCATGATGGTCGATGAGAATGGCCTGCCGATTGATCGCCCCCGTCCCGCAGGGAGTGAGGCGAGCGATGGCGACGAGACGGCCGAACCCGATCCGGCCGACCGTCCGGCCCCGCCGCGGCTCGACCAGCAGTGGATCGACAACGTGCTGGGTCGCAATCGCCAGCGTCAGCCGCCGCCGCAACCCACTGGACAGCGCCCGAATAACCCCTGA
- a CDS encoding phytanoyl-CoA dioxygenase family protein yields MTRSLAKLVLLPWWTIQLATGAKSFLDNPLIGSSRLNALGLHVGRVRMAQWMTARRRTRLAAHLDPVDRDRFDRDGFVEIRDFLPAADFSALQAQVAAFHGASREMVQGHTITRRFAIDAQARRAIPSLDSFLRHPRWRALARYIASFDVEPLLYIQTILTHRLDGPPDPQINLHADTFYPAMKAWLFLEDVPAHGGPFTYVPGSHRLTPEREAWEKQRSLTVRDEECRMSARGSLRIEAAELAKLGLPPPRSFAVPANTLIVADTFGFHARGEASARSTRVELWAYGRRNPFRPFTGFDLWSIPGVVERRIGLRWGLRDRVARWIGQPWTSAGMKRPADD; encoded by the coding sequence ATGACTCGTTCCCTGGCAAAGCTGGTCCTGCTGCCTTGGTGGACGATACAATTGGCCACAGGCGCAAAGTCCTTTTTGGACAATCCACTGATCGGATCGTCTCGACTGAATGCGCTGGGCCTGCATGTCGGCCGCGTGCGCATGGCCCAATGGATGACGGCCCGTCGACGTACGCGGCTGGCCGCCCATCTCGATCCGGTCGATCGCGATCGGTTCGATCGCGATGGCTTCGTCGAAATTCGCGACTTCCTGCCCGCAGCCGATTTCTCCGCGTTGCAAGCGCAGGTCGCCGCCTTCCATGGCGCATCGCGTGAGATGGTTCAGGGCCATACGATCACACGGCGCTTCGCGATCGACGCACAGGCCCGGCGCGCCATTCCATCGCTGGACAGCTTCCTGCGTCACCCGCGCTGGCGCGCGCTCGCCCGCTATATCGCGAGCTTCGACGTAGAACCGCTATTGTACATCCAAACCATCCTTACGCATCGACTGGATGGCCCGCCCGATCCGCAGATCAACTTGCATGCCGACACCTTCTACCCCGCAATGAAAGCGTGGCTGTTCCTGGAAGATGTCCCGGCCCATGGCGGCCCCTTTACCTATGTACCGGGTTCCCATCGGCTGACGCCGGAGCGCGAGGCATGGGAGAAGCAACGCAGCCTGACGGTCCGCGATGAAGAATGTCGTATGTCGGCGCGCGGGTCGCTGCGCATAGAGGCAGCCGAACTGGCAAAACTCGGCCTGCCCCCGCCACGCAGCTTCGCTGTTCCTGCCAATACGCTGATCGTGGCCGACACCTTCGGCTTCCATGCGCGCGGGGAGGCCAGCGCGCGCTCGACCCGGGTCGAGCTATGGGCCTATGGCCGCCGCAACCCTTTTCGACCCTTTACCGGCTTTGACCTGTGGAGCATCCCGGGGGTAGTCGAACGCCGTATCGGCCTCCGCTGGGGCCTGCGTGATCGGGTCGCGCGCTGGATCGGCCAACCCTGGACCTCCGCCGGCATGAAAAGGCCCGCCGACGACTGA
- the lptE gene encoding LPS assembly lipoprotein LptE: protein MKRLLPLIALVALSGCGLRPVYGGGSHGAVAQGLGHVEVLDIEGKSGWLMRNALNDRLSNLSNGNGPSYKLVVKLDDQISGFGLRSDAAITRERRTLRARYQLIDEATGAQVLDDTAGSDAGIDVTSSEYATIAAEDTALERLSQIVADQIVNRLALYATRKAAAQAPAPGGQ from the coding sequence ATGAAGCGCCTACTTCCCCTCATCGCTCTCGTTGCCCTCAGCGGCTGTGGTCTGCGTCCGGTCTATGGCGGCGGCAGCCATGGCGCGGTGGCGCAGGGCCTGGGCCATGTCGAGGTGCTGGATATTGAGGGCAAGAGCGGTTGGCTGATGCGCAATGCGCTCAATGACCGGCTGAGCAATCTCAGCAACGGCAATGGTCCCAGCTACAAGCTGGTGGTGAAGCTGGACGACCAGATCAGTGGTTTCGGGTTGCGGTCTGACGCCGCGATCACCCGCGAACGGCGGACGTTGCGCGCGCGCTACCAGCTGATCGACGAGGCGACCGGGGCGCAGGTGCTGGATGATACCGCTGGTTCCGACGCGGGCATCGATGTGACGTCGAGTGAATATGCGACCATTGCGGCTGAAGACACCGCGCTGGAACGATTGTCGCAGATCGTTGCAGACCAGATCGTCAACCGGCTGGCCCTCTATGCCACGCGGAAGGCGGCGGCGCAGGCCCCGGCACCGGGCGGCCAGTGA
- a CDS encoding YjbE family putative metal transport protein (Members of this highly hydrophobic protein family,regularly are found preceded by the yybP-ykoY manganese riboswitch (see RF00080). A metal cation transport function is proposed.) gives MFDLIATAASAAQGLGSPADIWQHIVNDFSNITSPSALAAFGQVLMIDILLAGDNAIVVGALAAGLPPKQRQQVILIGIIAALVLRIGFALVVSQLMQIVGLILAGGLLLLWVSWKMWRELRPNRGAHTPHDSSDDDISGLRPSKSFAAAAWSVAIADVSMSLDNVLAVAGAARDHPGILIIGLVLSVALMGVAANIIAKYIERFRWVAYLGLAVIIYVAVKMIYDGLVDHQVGLLTLF, from the coding sequence ATGTTCGACCTCATCGCCACCGCTGCTTCGGCCGCTCAGGGGCTCGGTTCCCCGGCCGATATCTGGCAGCATATCGTCAACGATTTCAGCAATATCACGTCACCGAGCGCCCTGGCGGCCTTTGGTCAGGTGCTGATGATCGATATCTTGCTGGCCGGCGACAATGCGATTGTTGTCGGTGCGCTGGCCGCCGGCCTGCCGCCCAAGCAGCGCCAGCAGGTTATCCTGATCGGCATCATCGCCGCGCTGGTGCTGCGTATCGGCTTTGCCCTGGTGGTGAGCCAGTTGATGCAGATTGTCGGTCTGATCCTGGCGGGCGGCCTGCTGTTGCTGTGGGTCAGCTGGAAGATGTGGCGCGAACTGCGGCCCAATCGCGGCGCACATACGCCCCATGACAGCAGCGACGACGATATTTCGGGCCTGCGTCCCTCCAAGAGCTTCGCTGCAGCCGCCTGGTCGGTGGCGATCGCCGATGTCAGCATGAGCCTGGACAATGTCCTGGCTGTGGCGGGCGCGGCGCGCGATCATCCGGGCATCCTGATCATCGGGCTGGTTCTGTCGGTTGCGTTGATGGGCGTCGCGGCGAATATCATCGCCAAATATATCGAGCGCTTCCGCTGGGTTGCCTATCTGGGATTGGCCGTGATCATCTATGTTGCGGTTAAGATGATCTATGACGGGCTGGTCGACCATCAGGTGGGTCTGTTGACGCTCTTCTGA
- the rho gene encoding transcription termination factor Rho, whose amino-acid sequence MHLKDLKKMPPADLVTMAEDLGVEGASTLRKQDLMFAILKAEAENGAQIMGEGTIEVLPDGFGFLRSPEANFLAGPDDIYVSPNQVRRFGLRTGDTVEGEIRAPKDGERYFALTKLLSVNFDDPDVVRHRVNFDNLTPLYPEQKLSLDTLDPTVKDKSARVIDIVSPQGKGQRTLIVAPPRVGKTVMLQNIAKAITDNHPEVFLIVLLIDERPEEVTDMQRSVKGEVVSSTFDEPAQRHVQVAEMVIEKAKRLVEHKKDVVILLDSITRLGRAYNTVVPSSGKVLTGGVDANALQRPKRFFGAARNIEEGGSLSIIATALIDTGSRMDEVIFEEFKGTGNSEIVLDRKVADKRIFPALDVGKSGTRKEELLVDKAKLSKMWVLRRILMQMGTIDAMEFLLDKMKDSKTNEDFFDSMNQ is encoded by the coding sequence ATGCACCTCAAGGACCTGAAGAAAATGCCGCCCGCCGACCTCGTCACTATGGCGGAGGATCTGGGTGTCGAAGGCGCATCGACGCTGCGCAAGCAGGATCTGATGTTCGCGATCCTCAAGGCCGAGGCGGAGAATGGGGCGCAGATCATGGGCGAGGGCACGATCGAGGTGTTGCCGGATGGCTTCGGCTTCCTGCGCAGCCCCGAGGCGAACTTCCTCGCCGGCCCGGACGATATCTATGTATCGCCCAACCAGGTCCGCCGCTTTGGCCTGCGTACCGGCGATACGGTGGAAGGTGAAATTCGCGCGCCCAAGGATGGCGAGCGCTATTTCGCGCTGACCAAGCTGCTGTCGGTCAATTTCGATGATCCCGATGTCGTTCGTCACCGCGTCAATTTCGACAATCTGACACCGCTCTATCCCGAACAGAAGCTGTCGCTCGACACGCTGGACCCGACGGTCAAGGACAAGTCGGCGCGCGTCATCGACATCGTCTCGCCCCAGGGCAAGGGCCAGCGCACGCTGATTGTCGCGCCGCCGCGCGTCGGCAAGACGGTGATGCTGCAGAATATCGCCAAGGCCATCACCGACAATCATCCCGAAGTCTTCCTGATCGTGCTGCTGATCGACGAGCGGCCGGAAGAAGTCACCGACATGCAGCGCAGCGTGAAGGGCGAGGTCGTCTCCTCCACCTTCGACGAACCCGCACAGCGCCACGTTCAGGTCGCCGAGATGGTGATCGAGAAGGCCAAGCGCCTGGTCGAGCACAAGAAGGATGTCGTCATCCTGCTCGATTCGATCACCCGCCTGGGCCGTGCCTACAACACTGTCGTCCCCTCGTCGGGCAAGGTGCTGACCGGCGGTGTCGACGCGAACGCGCTGCAGCGCCCCAAGCGCTTCTTCGGTGCTGCCCGCAATATCGAGGAGGGTGGCTCGCTCTCCATCATCGCGACCGCGCTGATCGATACCGGCAGCCGCATGGACGAAGTCATCTTCGAAGAGTTCAAGGGTACCGGCAACTCGGAAATCGTGTTGGACCGCAAGGTGGCGGACAAGCGTATCTTCCCGGCGCTGGACGTCGGCAAGTCGGGCACCCGCAAGGAAGAGCTGCTGGTCGACAAGGCCAAGCTTTCCAAGATGTGGGTGCTGCGCCGCATCCTGATGCAGATGGGCACCATCGACGCGATGGAATTCCTGCTCGACAAGATGAAGGATTCCAAGACCAACGAGGACTTCTTCGATTCGATGAACCAGTAA
- the leuS gene encoding leucine--tRNA ligase — protein sequence MQRRFNPLEADARWQAVWDEKQSFKADDASTKPRSYVLEMFPYPSGRIHIGHVRNYSMGDVLARFRRMTGHEVLHPMGWDAFGMPAENAAMEKKVHPGDWTRSNIANMRAQLKKLGFAIDWSRELATCEPDYYGHEQALFLDMLEAGLVYRKESQVNWDPVDMTVLANEQVIDGRGWRSGALVEKRKLNQWFLKITQFADDLLDGLKTLDQWPDKVRTMQENWIGKSVGLQFSFKPVAPFDSAIEVYSTRPDTIFGASFVAMAADHPVAQAVAASHPDAVAFIEKCKEGGTTAAELETAEKLGFDTGLTVAHPFDPDWHLPVFIANFVLMDYGTGAVMGVPAHDQRDLDFARKYMLPVERVVALDGEADKPIHNEAYTGPGNLVNSRFLDGMGVEAAKAAVIARAEGEGWGAGKTVFRLRDWGVSRQRYWGTPIPVIHCETCGVVGVPKDQLPVTLPEDVSFDIPGNPLDRHPSWKHVDCPSCGKPARRETDTLDTFADSSWYFIRFASQPDDKPFDRATVEQWLPVGQYIGGVEHAILHLLYARFWTRALQHMGQLGFAEPFTGLFTQGMVTHETYKAGDGSWLSPQEIKKSGDDYVHIESGQPITVGRVEKMSKSKKNVVDPDDIIEQYGADAVRWFMLSDSPPERDLPWTEAGIEGSWRFVNRVWRLFGEADAAAEGQDKALDRKLHQTIDGVAKDIEALGFNKAVAKIYELVNAIEKAKPSASRTAAIRALALLVAPMTPHLAEEGWAEMAQPGLIAEAAWPAVDPALLVEDEVTIACQVMGKLRDTITVPKGTAKDELEKLALAAPNVVRTLDGATPKKVIVVPDRLVNLVI from the coding sequence ATGCAAAGGCGCTTCAACCCGCTGGAGGCCGACGCCCGCTGGCAGGCCGTCTGGGACGAGAAGCAGAGCTTCAAGGCGGACGATGCCTCGACGAAGCCGCGCAGCTACGTGCTGGAGATGTTCCCCTATCCGTCGGGGCGCATCCATATCGGCCATGTCCGCAATTACTCGATGGGCGACGTGCTCGCGCGCTTCCGCCGGATGACCGGCCATGAAGTGCTGCACCCGATGGGCTGGGATGCGTTCGGCATGCCGGCCGAAAATGCGGCGATGGAAAAGAAGGTGCATCCGGGCGACTGGACCCGGTCCAACATCGCCAACATGCGCGCGCAGCTCAAGAAGCTGGGCTTTGCGATCGACTGGAGCCGCGAACTCGCCACCTGCGAGCCGGACTATTATGGCCATGAACAGGCGCTGTTCCTGGACATGCTGGAGGCGGGCCTGGTCTATCGCAAGGAAAGCCAGGTCAATTGGGATCCGGTCGACATGACCGTGCTGGCCAATGAGCAGGTGATCGATGGGCGCGGATGGCGCTCGGGCGCGCTGGTGGAGAAGCGCAAGCTCAATCAGTGGTTCCTCAAGATCACCCAGTTTGCCGACGACCTGCTGGATGGGCTGAAGACGCTCGACCAGTGGCCCGACAAGGTGCGGACCATGCAGGAAAACTGGATCGGCAAGTCGGTTGGCCTGCAGTTCAGCTTCAAGCCGGTCGCGCCCTTCGATAGCGCGATCGAGGTCTATTCGACCCGGCCCGACACCATTTTCGGCGCCAGCTTCGTCGCGATGGCCGCCGACCATCCCGTCGCGCAGGCGGTGGCCGCGAGCCATCCCGACGCGGTTGCCTTCATCGAGAAGTGCAAGGAAGGCGGCACCACCGCCGCCGAGCTGGAAACCGCGGAAAAGCTGGGCTTCGATACCGGCCTGACGGTTGCGCATCCGTTCGATCCCGATTGGCACCTGCCCGTCTTCATCGCCAATTTCGTGCTGATGGACTATGGCACCGGCGCCGTCATGGGCGTGCCGGCACATGACCAGCGCGACCTCGACTTCGCCCGCAAATATATGCTGCCGGTCGAGCGCGTCGTCGCGCTGGACGGCGAAGCCGACAAGCCGATCCACAATGAAGCCTATACCGGCCCCGGCAATCTGGTGAACTCGCGCTTCCTGGATGGCATGGGCGTCGAAGCAGCCAAGGCCGCCGTCATCGCCCGTGCCGAGGGCGAAGGCTGGGGCGCGGGCAAGACCGTGTTCCGTCTGCGCGACTGGGGGGTGTCGCGCCAGCGTTACTGGGGCACCCCGATCCCGGTCATCCATTGCGAGACATGTGGCGTGGTGGGCGTGCCCAAGGACCAGCTGCCGGTGACGCTGCCCGAGGATGTCAGTTTCGACATTCCCGGCAATCCGCTGGACCGCCACCCGAGCTGGAAGCATGTCGATTGCCCGTCCTGCGGCAAGCCGGCGCGGCGCGAGACCGACACGCTCGACACCTTTGCGGATTCGAGCTGGTATTTCATCCGCTTCGCCAGCCAGCCCGACGACAAGCCGTTCGATCGTGCGACCGTCGAGCAGTGGCTGCCGGTCGGCCAATATATTGGCGGCGTGGAACATGCGATCCTGCATCTTCTCTACGCCCGTTTCTGGACCCGCGCGCTGCAGCATATGGGCCAGCTGGGCTTTGCCGAGCCCTTCACCGGCCTGTTCACCCAGGGCATGGTGACGCACGAGACCTACAAGGCCGGTGACGGCAGTTGGCTGTCGCCACAGGAAATCAAGAAATCCGGCGACGATTATGTCCATATCGAGAGCGGCCAGCCGATCACGGTTGGCCGCGTCGAGAAGATGTCCAAGTCGAAGAAGAATGTCGTCGATCCCGATGACATCATTGAGCAGTATGGCGCCGACGCCGTGCGCTGGTTCATGCTGTCGGACAGCCCGCCCGAGCGCGACCTGCCCTGGACCGAGGCGGGCATTGAGGGTAGCTGGCGCTTCGTCAACCGCGTCTGGCGCCTGTTCGGCGAAGCCGATGCGGCGGCGGAAGGCCAGGACAAGGCGCTGGACCGCAAGCTGCACCAGACGATCGACGGCGTTGCCAAGGATATCGAGGCGCTGGGCTTCAACAAGGCCGTCGCCAAAATCTATGAACTGGTCAACGCGATCGAGAAGGCCAAGCCGTCGGCCAGCCGCACTGCGGCGATCCGCGCGCTGGCTTTGCTGGTCGCGCCGATGACCCCGCATCTGGCCGAAGAAGGCTGGGCCGAGATGGCGCAGCCGGGCCTGATCGCCGAAGCCGCCTGGCCGGCGGTCGATCCGGCACTGCTGGTCGAGGACGAAGTGACCATCGCCTGCCAGGTGATGGGCAAGCTGCGCGACACCATCACCGTGCCCAAGGGCACGGCCAAGGATGAGCTGGAAAAGCTGGCGCTGGCCGCGCCGAACGTCGTTCGCACGCTGGATGGCGCTACCCCCAAGAAGGTGATCGTGGTGCCCGATCGCCTGGTGAACCTGGTTATTTGA
- the msrB gene encoding peptide-methionine (R)-S-oxide reductase MsrB, producing the protein MEKLDLSEAEWRARLSPEQYHVLREAGTERAFTGKYNSNKADGVYYCAGCGAELFDAEEKYDSGSGWPSFTAPVDIDAVEEIRDSTHGMIRTEVRCAKCEGHLGHVFPDGPGVNGLRYCMNSASLDFKSRDDA; encoded by the coding sequence ATGGAAAAGCTGGACCTGAGCGAAGCCGAATGGCGTGCGCGCCTTTCCCCCGAACAATATCATGTGCTGCGCGAAGCGGGCACGGAACGGGCCTTCACCGGCAAATATAACAGTAACAAGGCAGATGGCGTCTATTATTGCGCCGGTTGCGGCGCTGAACTGTTCGATGCCGAAGAAAAATATGACAGCGGGTCGGGCTGGCCCAGTTTCACCGCGCCGGTCGATATCGATGCGGTCGAGGAAATCCGCGATTCCACCCATGGCATGATCCGGACCGAAGTGCGCTGCGCCAAGTGCGAGGGGCATCTGGGTCACGTTTTCCCCGATGGTCCCGGCGTCAACGGACTGCGCTACTGCATGAACAGTGCATCGCTGGATTTCAAGTCGCGCGACGACGCGTAA
- the holA gene encoding DNA polymerase III subunit delta: protein MKTNRGQIEKALDAPPADIRFFLLYGPDEAGSMVLAKRLERAMGAGAERVDLDLATLREDPARLADEAASFSMFGDKRWIRINGMGDESLPAVTALLETEAAGNPVIAITGALKATSKLVKLALDHKATMAFISYQPDAREAEQIAMAMAREGGLRLSQELARRIVDLANGDRALMGIEIEKLVLYLDAAPDHPCEATAEALDALSADNPDSDAAPLVNAVLGGDLRAMHKELNGLAEIGAAMASVIRPLLTRAMLIANIRADFDGSGRLDAAVEAAGKAVFWKEKGLVTRQVRLWDAAGIARVIQRLSQAERSSRSGKGLGDLLVRHELLAIARQAARERA from the coding sequence GTGAAGACCAATCGCGGGCAGATTGAAAAGGCGCTGGATGCGCCGCCCGCCGACATTCGATTCTTCTTGCTCTATGGTCCGGACGAGGCCGGCAGCATGGTGTTGGCCAAGCGGCTGGAGCGGGCGATGGGCGCCGGCGCCGAGCGGGTCGACCTGGATCTGGCGACGCTTCGCGAGGATCCGGCGCGGTTGGCGGATGAAGCGGCGTCCTTTTCGATGTTCGGCGACAAGCGTTGGATCCGGATCAACGGCATGGGCGATGAATCCCTGCCAGCGGTGACCGCGCTGCTGGAGACGGAGGCGGCAGGTAATCCGGTGATCGCGATCACCGGGGCGCTCAAGGCAACGTCGAAGCTGGTCAAGCTGGCGCTCGATCACAAGGCGACGATGGCGTTCATCTCCTATCAGCCCGACGCGCGAGAGGCGGAACAGATCGCGATGGCCATGGCGCGTGAAGGCGGATTGCGGCTGTCACAGGAATTGGCGCGGCGGATCGTTGACCTGGCCAATGGTGACCGCGCGCTGATGGGTATCGAGATCGAGAAGCTGGTGCTCTATCTGGATGCGGCGCCCGATCACCCGTGCGAGGCAACGGCCGAGGCACTGGATGCGTTGTCGGCTGACAATCCGGATTCTGACGCCGCGCCGCTGGTGAACGCGGTGCTGGGCGGTGACCTCAGGGCCATGCACAAGGAATTGAATGGCCTGGCCGAAATTGGCGCGGCGATGGCGTCGGTGATCCGGCCGCTGCTGACCCGGGCCATGCTGATTGCCAATATTCGCGCCGATTTCGACGGTAGTGGCCGGCTGGATGCTGCCGTTGAAGCGGCGGGCAAGGCGGTGTTCTGGAAGGAAAAGGGGTTGGTGACGCGGCAGGTGCGGCTTTGGGACGCGGCCGGCATCGCCCGCGTTATCCAGCGCCTGTCCCAGGCCGAACGGTCGAGCCGCAGCGGCAAGGGGTTGGGGGACCTGCTGGTCCGCCACGAGCTGTTGGCGATTGCCCGACAGGCGGCGCGGGAGCGGGCTTGA